In one Spirosoma rigui genomic region, the following are encoded:
- a CDS encoding DUF4350 domain-containing protein, with the protein MKPNKYLLILLATVLGYVLFEYYRPKPLDWTPTYQNDDKVPFGTQALFELLPEIMGQRAVKTVRLPAYNFLTETKLAGPSNYVFVAQQFNVDGNDLKQLLDYVRRGNNVFISAYEPPDTLGRTLGFKADVKDPTKADSTLRQNFTNPALHNPAAYNFFHDDGRNFLTITRPAGITVLGRNARREPVFIRIAYGKGQFLVHNLPLAFTNYYVLDPKTSDYAAKALTYLPPVPTYWDEYQKQGRFDKEEQSIFRYIWSQPALNWAYYVVVFGLIFYVIFAGKRTQRVIPVIERPQNTSVDFVQTIGRLYFQQGDHDNLARKKIQYFLADLRERYGLNTISLDAEFTKKLAQKSGITNDEAADLVRLLRNAQKSISLSEYDLLTINAAIEKFNQTA; encoded by the coding sequence TTGAAGCCCAACAAATACTTGCTCATCCTGCTCGCTACGGTTCTCGGTTACGTACTGTTCGAGTATTACCGGCCCAAACCACTCGACTGGACGCCCACGTACCAGAATGACGATAAAGTACCGTTTGGCACGCAGGCTCTGTTTGAACTGTTGCCAGAGATAATGGGCCAGCGGGCGGTTAAGACGGTGCGGCTGCCAGCCTATAACTTTCTGACCGAAACGAAGCTTGCCGGCCCCAGCAATTATGTATTTGTGGCCCAGCAGTTCAACGTCGATGGAAACGACCTGAAGCAATTGCTCGACTACGTCCGGCGCGGGAATAACGTGTTCATCTCAGCCTACGAGCCACCCGACACGCTCGGGAGAACGCTGGGATTTAAAGCCGATGTCAAAGACCCGACCAAAGCTGACTCGACGCTACGTCAGAATTTCACCAATCCAGCCTTGCACAATCCTGCCGCCTACAATTTCTTCCACGATGACGGGCGTAATTTTCTAACCATTACCCGACCCGCAGGCATAACCGTTCTGGGTCGTAATGCGCGCCGGGAGCCTGTTTTTATCAGAATTGCCTACGGAAAAGGGCAGTTTCTGGTCCACAACCTGCCTCTGGCGTTTACGAACTACTACGTACTTGACCCTAAAACATCCGACTACGCAGCTAAAGCCCTGACGTATCTGCCCCCCGTACCCACGTACTGGGACGAATACCAGAAGCAGGGCCGGTTTGATAAAGAAGAGCAATCGATTTTCCGTTACATCTGGAGCCAGCCCGCTCTGAACTGGGCGTATTATGTTGTTGTGTTTGGCCTGATCTTCTATGTCATCTTTGCCGGTAAACGAACCCAACGGGTCATCCCGGTCATTGAACGCCCCCAAAACACATCCGTCGACTTCGTTCAGACCATTGGCCGCCTTTATTTTCAGCAGGGCGACCATGATAACCTGGCCCGAAAAAAAATACAGTATTTCCTGGCCGATCTGCGTGAACGTTACGGGCTGAACACAATCAGCCTCGACGCGGAGTTTACGAAAAAGCTGGCTCAGAAAAGTGGTATTACCAACGACGAAGCGGCCGACCTCGTGCGTCTGCTACGTAACGCTCAGAAGAGCATTTCACTGTCTGAGTACGACCTGCTGACGATCAATGCCGCCATCGAAAAATTTAATCAAACTGCCTGA
- a CDS encoding AAA family ATPase, with the protein MDTLNPRTDLTNLTTAVDAIRAEVGNVIVGQHQTVDLLLTALLADGHVLIEGVPGVAKTLTAKLLAKTMSVGFSRIQFTPDLMPSDVLGTSVFMPKTGDFSFRQGPIFSNLVLIDEINRAPAKTQAALFEVMEERQVTNDGVTYRLDEPFMVLATQNPIEQEGTYRLPEAQLDRFLFKIVVGYPSPAEEIDILRGHHQRRNLADAVDAVRSVLDAGQLSALRAQVHQIHVDDNLFGYIAQIVQATRSSKSLYLGASPRASVALLNSAKALATLRGRDFITPEDVQELAAPVLRHRVLLTPEREMEGGTADEVITQLAQKIDVPR; encoded by the coding sequence ATGGATACCCTAAATCCCCGCACAGACCTCACCAACCTGACTACCGCTGTTGATGCCATTCGGGCCGAAGTGGGTAACGTTATCGTGGGTCAACACCAGACGGTCGACCTGTTGCTGACCGCTTTACTCGCCGACGGGCACGTCCTGATTGAAGGGGTGCCGGGGGTAGCCAAAACATTAACCGCTAAACTACTGGCCAAAACCATGTCTGTTGGTTTCAGCCGGATTCAGTTCACGCCAGACCTGATGCCATCGGACGTATTGGGAACATCGGTTTTCATGCCCAAGACCGGCGATTTCTCGTTCCGGCAGGGGCCCATTTTTTCTAATCTGGTTCTGATCGACGAAATCAACCGGGCACCGGCCAAAACACAGGCTGCGCTGTTTGAAGTGATGGAAGAGCGGCAGGTAACAAACGACGGCGTCACCTATCGGCTCGACGAACCGTTCATGGTGCTGGCTACCCAGAATCCAATTGAGCAGGAGGGTACCTACCGCCTGCCCGAAGCGCAGCTGGATCGCTTCCTGTTTAAAATCGTAGTGGGATACCCGTCACCGGCGGAAGAAATCGACATTCTGCGCGGGCACCACCAGCGCCGGAACCTCGCCGATGCCGTTGATGCGGTCCGGTCGGTGCTCGACGCTGGGCAGCTGTCGGCGCTACGGGCTCAGGTTCATCAAATTCACGTGGACGATAACCTGTTCGGGTACATCGCCCAGATCGTGCAGGCCACCCGGTCCAGCAAGTCATTGTATCTGGGTGCATCGCCAAGGGCGTCGGTGGCTTTGCTGAACAGCGCAAAAGCCTTGGCTACGCTACGGGGGCGCGATTTTATAACCCCCGAAGACGTTCAGGAACTGGCGGCTCCGGTCCTGCGCCACCGGGTACTGCTGACCCCTGAGCGTGAGATGGAAGGCGGCACTGCCGATGAAGTTATTACGCAGCTGGCCCAGAAAATAGACGTTCCCCGATGA
- a CDS encoding RDD family protein, with protein MSVAIHTSQHVLLEYEPASIGDRILATMIDYVVFLGWITLTLGIPAALGIRVSTYYTMLIGVLPLAFYDLISEWLLNGRSVGKLAMDTRVVMLDGSQPGLGAYLLRWLLRIVESAVFLGGIVPVITVAANGKGQRLGDIAAGTTVVKAKPAVSLNDIRVRDLPDTYRVQFPDVRLLSDSDIRVVREVLQRGDSQVLNRTATKIKDVTGIQSDLDNRTFLETITTDYQFITTH; from the coding sequence ATGTCTGTTGCCATCCACACGTCTCAACATGTTCTGCTGGAATATGAACCCGCCAGCATTGGCGACCGGATTCTGGCCACGATGATCGACTACGTCGTTTTCCTGGGCTGGATCACGCTTACGCTGGGTATTCCGGCTGCGCTGGGCATTCGGGTCAGTACGTATTACACAATGCTGATCGGCGTTCTCCCGCTGGCGTTCTACGATCTGATTTCCGAGTGGCTGCTCAATGGACGTAGTGTGGGAAAACTGGCCATGGACACTCGTGTTGTCATGCTTGATGGATCACAGCCTGGCCTGGGGGCCTACTTGCTGCGCTGGCTGCTTCGTATCGTTGAGTCGGCTGTGTTCCTTGGTGGCATCGTGCCGGTCATTACGGTAGCCGCTAATGGCAAAGGCCAGCGTCTGGGAGATATTGCCGCTGGCACAACCGTCGTTAAAGCTAAACCAGCCGTTTCGCTGAACGACATTCGGGTGCGGGATCTGCCCGATACGTACCGCGTTCAGTTTCCCGACGTGCGCCTGTTATCGGACAGCGACATCCGGGTAGTACGTGAGGTACTTCAGCGGGGCGACAGCCAGGTACTGAACCGGACAGCCACCAAAATTAAAGATGTGACGGGCATTCAGAGCGATCTGGACAACCGAACTTTTCTCGAAACGATTACGACTGATTATCAATTCATAACGACACACTAA
- a CDS encoding DUF4129 domain-containing protein produces the protein MKEIINRSTLIRSLLALLLVLPVAEPVDVLAQPKPPIVAPVAPDDQSPIRVRYPSAGRLRALQTNRDYQYGRDVPPPENPFARFWVWLWRKIRALLSSKAYQNVGQYVALAAIAGVVIYLLMKAEVLGFLLPRRARANQLEYENMTEHIHAIDFDAAIDEAVNRQNYRLGVRLLYLQTLKRLADADRIQYKPEKTNQQYGYDLANSPLQEPFNALTRQFEYAWYGNFPVDEKQFELIRQSFQAFNRPFVSQSKPVTTTGNAVTNQI, from the coding sequence ATGAAGGAGATTATTAACCGATCAACGCTGATCCGGAGTTTGCTGGCCTTGCTGCTGGTGTTACCCGTAGCAGAGCCGGTTGATGTACTGGCTCAGCCTAAGCCACCCATAGTCGCTCCTGTTGCCCCCGATGACCAGTCACCGATTCGGGTGCGCTATCCCTCGGCCGGGCGGCTGCGCGCTCTGCAAACCAACCGGGATTACCAGTATGGCCGCGATGTTCCGCCCCCCGAGAATCCATTCGCCCGGTTCTGGGTATGGCTGTGGCGTAAAATAAGGGCACTCTTGAGCAGTAAAGCCTATCAGAATGTGGGTCAATACGTAGCACTGGCCGCTATTGCCGGTGTGGTTATTTACCTGCTGATGAAAGCTGAGGTACTGGGTTTTCTGCTTCCCCGGCGGGCGCGGGCAAACCAACTGGAGTATGAGAACATGACCGAACATATCCATGCGATCGATTTCGACGCAGCCATCGATGAGGCCGTGAACCGCCAAAACTACCGGCTGGGGGTTCGTCTGCTGTACCTGCAAACGCTGAAGCGCCTGGCCGACGCAGACCGGATTCAGTATAAGCCCGAGAAAACCAACCAGCAGTATGGCTACGATCTGGCCAATTCGCCATTGCAGGAGCCGTTTAATGCGCTGACGCGCCAGTTTGAGTACGCCTGGTATGGCAACTTTCCGGTCGATGAAAAGCAATTCGAACTGATTCGTCAGTCCTTTCAGGCGTTCAATCGACCTTTCGTGTCCCAATCGAAACCAGTAACGACTACGGGTAACGCCGTAACGAACCAGATTTGA
- a CDS encoding stage II sporulation protein M has protein sequence MRESLFVKRNTDKWQAIEQNPSRDPDELTERFVELTDDLSYARTFYPDSNVTRYLNGLAAQMHRGLMQNRRDDRSRFITFWQYELPLLFRQSHRLLAVSAGVFLAACVLGWVSAAHDNTFVRLILGDQYVNMTLENIKKGDPLGVYNSSDQATMFVQITSNNIYVAFRTFVFGLFASFGSLAMLFYNGVMLGAFQYFFYERGLLLDSVLKIWIHGTLEISAIVIAGCAGLTVGNSLLFPGTYSRLDSFRRGIKQGLKIAVGLVPIFIAAGFLESFVTRLTLPPLVSGSIILLSAAFIIWYFVMYPIRLNRSTKS, from the coding sequence ATGCGCGAATCGCTCTTTGTCAAACGCAACACCGACAAGTGGCAGGCCATTGAACAGAATCCATCGCGTGATCCCGATGAGCTGACGGAGCGCTTTGTGGAGCTGACCGACGATCTGTCGTATGCCCGCACATTTTATCCCGATTCGAACGTAACCCGTTACCTGAATGGGCTGGCCGCGCAGATGCACCGGGGGCTGATGCAGAACCGGCGCGACGACCGCAGCCGGTTCATTACGTTCTGGCAATACGAATTGCCGTTGCTCTTTCGCCAGTCGCACCGGTTACTGGCGGTATCAGCGGGGGTGTTTCTGGCAGCCTGCGTACTGGGCTGGGTGTCGGCGGCCCATGATAATACCTTTGTGCGGCTTATTCTGGGCGATCAGTACGTAAACATGACCCTCGAGAATATTAAAAAGGGCGACCCGCTGGGCGTGTATAACAGCAGCGACCAGGCAACGATGTTTGTCCAGATCACCTCCAATAACATTTACGTAGCCTTCCGCACGTTCGTTTTCGGGCTCTTTGCTTCATTTGGCAGCCTTGCCATGCTCTTCTACAATGGTGTTATGCTGGGCGCGTTTCAGTATTTTTTCTACGAACGCGGATTGCTGCTCGACTCAGTGCTGAAAATATGGATTCACGGTACGCTCGAAATCTCAGCCATTGTTATTGCCGGATGCGCCGGGCTTACGGTAGGAAACAGTCTGCTTTTTCCGGGTACCTATTCCCGGCTCGATTCGTTCAGGCGCGGCATCAAACAGGGATTGAAGATTGCCGTGGGGCTAGTGCCGATCTTTATCGCGGCTGGTTTTCTGGAGAGCTTTGTCACGCGCCTTACCCTGCCGCCCCTGGTCAGTGGCAGTATTATCCTGCTGTCGGCGGCTTTCATCATCTGGTATTTTGTCATGTATCCAATCCGTCTTAACCGTAGTACCAAGTCATGA